A single Actinomycetota bacterium DNA region contains:
- a CDS encoding nitroreductase has product MKDLNNLLEIISKRKSIRGYLDKEIEKEKLDYLIEAFRLAPSAKNLQPWKLIIIKDKNIINELIPACKNQTFIGEAPIVIAVCAFEEEAYGTMGGYMNSYPLDIGIAFEHLVLAATEQGLGTCWIGAFFEEEVKKVLKVPDKVRVVALTPVGYPNDAGRDRPRKKTEEIISFDRF; this is encoded by the coding sequence ATGAAGGATTTAAATAATCTGCTTGAGATTATATCAAAACGCAAAAGTATAAGAGGTTATCTGGATAAGGAAATAGAAAAAGAAAAACTTGATTACTTAATTGAGGCTTTTAGGCTTGCACCCTCAGCAAAAAATCTGCAGCCATGGAAACTTATAATAATAAAAGATAAAAATATCATAAACGAACTTATACCGGCATGTAAAAACCAGACTTTCATTGGGGAAGCTCCAATAGTTATTGCAGTATGTGCATTTGAAGAAGAAGCTTATGGTACGATGGGAGGATATATGAATAGTTATCCTCTGGATATCGGTATTGCATTTGAGCATCTTGTTCTGGCAGCTACGGAGCAGGGACTTGGCACCTGCTGGATAGGAGCTTTTTTTGAAGAAGAGGTAAAAAAAGTATTAAAAGTACCTGATAAAGTAAGAGTTGTGGCACTGACGCCTGTAGGATATCCTAATGACGCCGGCAGGGACAGGCCCAGAAAAAAAACAGAAGAGATTATCTCCTTTGACAGATTTTAA